One Denticeps clupeoides chromosome 3, fDenClu1.1, whole genome shotgun sequence DNA window includes the following coding sequences:
- the LOC114785769 gene encoding prostaglandin E2 receptor EP1 subtype-like isoform X1 gives MTTIVPSASDSRDFDPSPAASPSPSHWNLPLAPPNSTSPPQLPAPPLGMSCITMVTGALSNLMALVIVGRARAGKRLRGTRARPYLQLASALLLHDLGAHLIPGALAMKLHARQRRGLGIGPAAGGPLCQLFGACMVYFGLSPLLLGGAMAMERCLGISRPLLHARVATPGHARAAVLMLCGLALLLALVPVLDGTGGVRYVPQFPGTWCFLPLHANGTRGSTGLGLLFSSLGLAALGLSLLCNTLSGAALLQRRLGTSRGGGDGGGGRRRAGWSSGSATSSLSESSRSRTSRWLDIEMMSQLAAITVVSCLCWSPFLIIIMTSLLRLHRGSGHEEGGAERLVLLGLRLASWNQVLDPWVYILLRRAVLKRAGRILHLQHSNPRRTPEATDRSVKPGAERRATEI, from the exons ATGACGACGATTGTCCCGTCTGCGTCTGACAGTCGGGACTTTGACCCCTCCCCCGCTGcaagcccctccccttcccaCTGGAACCTCCCACTGGCTCCGCCCAACTCTACGTCCCCACCCCAACTCCCCGCCCCCCCTCTGGGCATGTCCTGCATCACCATGGTAACCGGGGCGCTGTCTAACCTGATGGCGCTGGTCATTGTGGGTCGGGCGCGCGCCGGAAAGCGCCTCCGTGGCACTAGAGCCCGGCCCTACCTGCAGCTGGCGTCCGCCCTCCTTCTCCACGATCTCGGCGCCCACCTGATCCCTGGGGCCCTGGCCATGAAGCTCCACGCGCGCCAGCGCAGGGGCCTCGGCATCGGCCCCGCGGCAGGGGGGCCGCTGTGCCAACTCTTCGGTGCCTGCATGGTCTACTTTGGACTGAGCCCACTGCTCCTGGGCGGGGCCATGGCCATGGAGCGCTGCCTTGGCATCAGCAGACCCCTCCTACACGCCAGGGTGGCGACACCCGGCCACGCCCGCGCTGCTGTGTTGATGCTGTGTGGCCTCGCGCTGCTGCTGGCGCTGGTGCCCGTGCTGGACGGCACCGGCGGCGTGCGCTACGTCCCTCAGTTTCCCGGCACCTGGTGCTTCCTGCCCCTGCATGCGAACGGGACCCGCGGCTCCACCGGACTGGGCCTGCTCTTCTCCAGCCTGGGGCTCGCGGCGCTCGGCCTGTCCCTGCTCTGCAACACCCTGAGCGGGGCGGCCCTGCTCCAACGCCGCCTGGGCACCTCCAGAGGGGGCGGTGATGGTGGCGGCGGCAGGAGACGAGCGGGATGGAGCTCTGGTTCCGCGACGTCGTCTCTGTCCGAGTCTTCGAGGTCCCGGACGTCTCGCTGGCTGGACATAGAGATGATGAGTCAACTGGCAGCCATCACGGTGGTGTCCTGCCTCTGCTGGAGTCCTTTCCTG ataatCATCATGACATCACTGCTGCGGCTCCATCGCGGCTCAGGGCACGAGGAGGGCGGGGCCGAGAGGCTGGTGCTGCTGGGCCTCCGTCTGGCCTCCTGGAACCAGGTTCTGGACCCGTGGGTGTACATCCTGCTCAGAAGGGCCGTCCTGAAGCGGGCTGGCCGAATTCTCCACCTTCAGCACTCGAACCCTCGCCGGACGCCGGAGGCGACGGACAGAAGCGTGAAGCCAGGAGCCGAACGCAGGGCTACGGAGATCTGA
- the LOC114785769 gene encoding prostaglandin E2 receptor EP1 subtype-like isoform X2 translates to MTTIVPSASDSRDFDPSPAASPSPSHWNLPLAPPNSTSPPQLPAPPLGMSCITMVTGALSNLMALVIVGRARAGKRLRGTRARPYLQLASALLLHDLGAHLIPGALAMKLHARQRRGLGIGPAAGGPLCQLFGACMVYFGLSPLLLGGAMAMERCLGISRPLLHARVATPGHARAAVLMLCGLALLLALVPVLDGTGGVRYVPQFPGTWCFLPLHANGTRGSTGLGLLFSSLGLAALGLSLLCNTLSGAALLQRRLGTSRGGGDGGGGRRRAGWSSGSATSSLSESSRSRTSRWLDIEMMSQLAAITVVSCLCWSPFLVRGRGISGNIQF, encoded by the coding sequence ATGACGACGATTGTCCCGTCTGCGTCTGACAGTCGGGACTTTGACCCCTCCCCCGCTGcaagcccctccccttcccaCTGGAACCTCCCACTGGCTCCGCCCAACTCTACGTCCCCACCCCAACTCCCCGCCCCCCCTCTGGGCATGTCCTGCATCACCATGGTAACCGGGGCGCTGTCTAACCTGATGGCGCTGGTCATTGTGGGTCGGGCGCGCGCCGGAAAGCGCCTCCGTGGCACTAGAGCCCGGCCCTACCTGCAGCTGGCGTCCGCCCTCCTTCTCCACGATCTCGGCGCCCACCTGATCCCTGGGGCCCTGGCCATGAAGCTCCACGCGCGCCAGCGCAGGGGCCTCGGCATCGGCCCCGCGGCAGGGGGGCCGCTGTGCCAACTCTTCGGTGCCTGCATGGTCTACTTTGGACTGAGCCCACTGCTCCTGGGCGGGGCCATGGCCATGGAGCGCTGCCTTGGCATCAGCAGACCCCTCCTACACGCCAGGGTGGCGACACCCGGCCACGCCCGCGCTGCTGTGTTGATGCTGTGTGGCCTCGCGCTGCTGCTGGCGCTGGTGCCCGTGCTGGACGGCACCGGCGGCGTGCGCTACGTCCCTCAGTTTCCCGGCACCTGGTGCTTCCTGCCCCTGCATGCGAACGGGACCCGCGGCTCCACCGGACTGGGCCTGCTCTTCTCCAGCCTGGGGCTCGCGGCGCTCGGCCTGTCCCTGCTCTGCAACACCCTGAGCGGGGCGGCCCTGCTCCAACGCCGCCTGGGCACCTCCAGAGGGGGCGGTGATGGTGGCGGCGGCAGGAGACGAGCGGGATGGAGCTCTGGTTCCGCGACGTCGTCTCTGTCCGAGTCTTCGAGGTCCCGGACGTCTCGCTGGCTGGACATAGAGATGATGAGTCAACTGGCAGCCATCACGGTGGTGTCCTGCCTCTGCTGGAGTCCTTTCCTGGTGAGAGGGAGGGGCATTTCGGGCAACATCCAATTCTAA
- the adgre5b.1 gene encoding CD97 antigen isoform X1: MGTTAGFWVLGVLLSLSWTRSGADCPPGYSRGGNDSCSDFDECSTSPCGNHSECRNTQGSYYCYCQDGFGTRSGSVNFTGVSMDQCKDVNECQGRRPCLRNQKCVNLLGSFRCDCAEGYGRRDAARGDGRDEDCFDVDECVTKSPDCGARGQCTNTPGSFNCSCPSGFSNRGNGSAPCEDVDECRDGGPGICGEGSHNCSNAPGSYVCLCRPGYSNYGNTRTMCTELRCDGYDAGGTLEQTVPGLDRLWAQMKENCMELSSSTQQTGQVTGKALLENVLSGTDELVSGGRLGTSREVTGLLRMMEKAMMLIGPQLQEDRTKMETEHTEAKLAVSRSETPPTGHVRLSTENATLTTSWNTVIGNRPYPGFAVAALVTYKNLEVPDNSSFEAATRKPEGDEPEVTYKINSRVVTACVSNPDTSSLPEPVTLTFRHVQERAMEQVNYSCVFWDDGTWSRDGCQALESNVTHTVCSFQHLSSFAVLMALYPIKDTFELHLITWVGLTVSLVCLAVCIITFKFCRTIHSTRTTIHLHLSLCLFFADLIFLCGITSTQNQVGCAVVAGLLHYCFLAAFCWMLLEGVQLYRMVVLVFHSTLRTAYMLAVGYGAPLLIIIISASVNPSGYGTKAHCWLSLEGGFIWSFFGPVCVIVFLNACFFIITVWKLAEKLSSLNPELSSLKKVKGFTVTAVAQLCVLGGMWVFGCFLFQERGTTAMAYLFTLLNSLQGALIFFMHCLLSKAVREEYGKFLNSLRTPQKKRYSEFSTNQSSNYQQPLRSVQSTGESQL; the protein is encoded by the exons ATGGGGACTACAGCCGGATTCTGGGTCCTGG GCGTCCTCCTGTCTCTCTCGTGGACCCGGAGTGGAGCCGActgtcctcctggatacagcagAGGCGGCAACGACAGCTGCTCAG ATTTCGACGAATGCTCCACGTCCCCGTGTGGGAACCACTCCGAATGCAGGAACACCCAGGGGAGCTACTACTGCTACTGCCAAGACGGCTTCGGGACAAGATCCGGGAGCGTCAACTTCACCGGCGTCTCTATGGACCAGTGCAAAG ATGTGAACGAGTGCCAAGGCCGACGCCCGTGCCTCCGTAACCAGAAGTGCGTCAACCTGCTCGGCTCCTTCAGATGCGACTGCGCCGAGGGGTACGGCAGGAGGGACGCGGCCAGGGGGGACGGAAGAGACGAAGACTGCTTTG ATGTGGATGAGTGTGTCACAAAGTCCCCCGACTGCGGCGCCCGTGGCCAGTGCACAAACACGCCCGGCAGTTTCAACTGCAGCTGTCCATCAGGGTTCAGTAACCGCGGCAACGGCAGCGCCCCATGTGAAG ACGTGGACGAGTGCCGGGACGGCGGGCCCGGCATCTGCGGGGAGGGGAGCCACAACTGCAGCAACGCGCCGGGCAGCTACGTTTGCCTCTGTCGGCCCGGATACAGTAACTACGGCAACACCCGGACCATGTGCACGG AACTCAGATGCGACGGATACGATGCGGGAGGCACGCTGGAGCAG ACCGTCCCGGGTCTGGACCGGCTGTGGGCGCAGATGAAGGAGAACTGCATGGAGCTGAGCAGCTCCACGCAGCAGACGGGACAGGTTACGGGGAAGGCGCTGCTGGAG AACGTCCTCAGTGGGACTGACGAGCTGGTGTCCGGCGGGAGACTCGGCACCAGCAGGGAGGTGACGGGGCTTCTGAGGATGATGGAGAAGGCCATGATGCTGATCGGGCCCCAGCTTCAGGAGGACCGAACCAAAATGGAGACGGAGCACACGG AGGCCAAACTCGCAGTGTCACGCAGCGAGACTCCGCCCACCGGACACGTCCGTCTCAGTACAGAGAACGCCACTCTAACAACGAGCTGGAACACCGTCATAGGGAACAGGCCCTACCCag GCTTCGCTGTCGCGGCGCTGGTCACCTATAAGAACCTGGAGGTGCCCGACAACTCATCTTTCGAGGCTGCGACCAGGAAGCCAGAGGGAGACGAGCCAGAGGTCACCTACAAGATCAACTCCAGGGTGGTGACGGCGTGTGTGAGCAACCCCGACACCTCCAGCCTGCCCGAGCCGGTCACGCTCACCTTCCGGCACGTACAA GAGCGGGCGATGGAGCAGGTGAACTACTCTTGTGTGTTCTGGGATGACGGCACGTGGTCGAGGGATGGCTGTCAGGCGCTCGAATCCAACGTCACACACACCGTGTGCAGCTTCCAGCATCTCAGCAGCTTCGCAGTCCTCATGGCTCTCTACCCCATCAAG GACACGTTTGAGCTGCATCTGATCACGTGGGTGGGCCTGACGGTGTCTCTCGTCTGCCTGGCGGTGTGCATCATCACCTTTAAGTTCTGCCGCACCATCCATAGCACGCGCACCACCATCCATCTCCACCTGTCCCTGTGCCTCTTCTTCGCCGACCTCATCTTCCTCTGTGGGATCACCAGCACCCAGAaccag gtgggCTGTGCAGTCGTGGCCGGGCTGCTGCATTACTGTTTCCTGGCCGCCTTCTGCTGGATGCTGTTGGAGGGGGTGCAGCTGTACAGgatggtggtgctggtgttcCACTCCACCCTCAGGACGGCCTACATGCTGGCAGTTGGCTACGGAGCACcactcctcatcatcatcatctctgcCAGCGTCAACCCTTCTGGATACGGCACAAAAGCAca CTGCTGGCTCTCTCTGGAAGGGGGCTTCATCTGGAGCTTCTTCGGCCCCGTGTGCGTCATAGTCTTCCTCAACGCCTGCTTCTTCATCATCACGGTCTGGAAGCTGGCGGAGAAGCTGTCCAGCCTCAACCCCGAGCTCTCCAGCCTGAAGAAAGTCAA GGGCTTCACCGTGACGGCCGTGGCCCAGCTCTGCGTGCTGGGGGGCATGTGGGTGTTCGGCTGCTTCTTGTTCCAGGAGCGGGGCACGACGGCGATGGCGTACCTCTTCACCCTGCTCAAcagcctgcagggggcgctCATCTTCTTCATGCACTGCCTGCTGTCCAAAGCC GTGAGAGAGGAGTACGGCAAGTTCCTCAACAGCCTCCGCACCCCACAGAAGAAGAGATATTCAGAGTTCAGCACCAACCAATCCAGCAACTACCAGCAG CCCCTGAGGAGCGTCCAGAGTACCGGAGAGTCACAGTTATAA
- the adgre5b.1 gene encoding CD97 antigen isoform X2, which translates to MGTTAGFWVLGVLLSLSWTRSGADCPPGYSRGGNDSCSDFDECSTSPCGNHSECRNTQGSYYCYCQDGFGTRSGSVNFTGVSMDQCKDVNECQGRRPCLRNQKCVNLLGSFRCDCAEGYGRRDAARGDGRDEDCFDVDECRDGGPGICGEGSHNCSNAPGSYVCLCRPGYSNYGNTRTMCTELRCDGYDAGGTLEQTVPGLDRLWAQMKENCMELSSSTQQTGQVTGKALLENVLSGTDELVSGGRLGTSREVTGLLRMMEKAMMLIGPQLQEDRTKMETEHTEAKLAVSRSETPPTGHVRLSTENATLTTSWNTVIGNRPYPGFAVAALVTYKNLEVPDNSSFEAATRKPEGDEPEVTYKINSRVVTACVSNPDTSSLPEPVTLTFRHVQERAMEQVNYSCVFWDDGTWSRDGCQALESNVTHTVCSFQHLSSFAVLMALYPIKDTFELHLITWVGLTVSLVCLAVCIITFKFCRTIHSTRTTIHLHLSLCLFFADLIFLCGITSTQNQVGCAVVAGLLHYCFLAAFCWMLLEGVQLYRMVVLVFHSTLRTAYMLAVGYGAPLLIIIISASVNPSGYGTKAHCWLSLEGGFIWSFFGPVCVIVFLNACFFIITVWKLAEKLSSLNPELSSLKKVKGFTVTAVAQLCVLGGMWVFGCFLFQERGTTAMAYLFTLLNSLQGALIFFMHCLLSKAVREEYGKFLNSLRTPQKKRYSEFSTNQSSNYQQPLRSVQSTGESQL; encoded by the exons ATGGGGACTACAGCCGGATTCTGGGTCCTGG GCGTCCTCCTGTCTCTCTCGTGGACCCGGAGTGGAGCCGActgtcctcctggatacagcagAGGCGGCAACGACAGCTGCTCAG ATTTCGACGAATGCTCCACGTCCCCGTGTGGGAACCACTCCGAATGCAGGAACACCCAGGGGAGCTACTACTGCTACTGCCAAGACGGCTTCGGGACAAGATCCGGGAGCGTCAACTTCACCGGCGTCTCTATGGACCAGTGCAAAG ATGTGAACGAGTGCCAAGGCCGACGCCCGTGCCTCCGTAACCAGAAGTGCGTCAACCTGCTCGGCTCCTTCAGATGCGACTGCGCCGAGGGGTACGGCAGGAGGGACGCGGCCAGGGGGGACGGAAGAGACGAAGACTGCTTTG ACGTGGACGAGTGCCGGGACGGCGGGCCCGGCATCTGCGGGGAGGGGAGCCACAACTGCAGCAACGCGCCGGGCAGCTACGTTTGCCTCTGTCGGCCCGGATACAGTAACTACGGCAACACCCGGACCATGTGCACGG AACTCAGATGCGACGGATACGATGCGGGAGGCACGCTGGAGCAG ACCGTCCCGGGTCTGGACCGGCTGTGGGCGCAGATGAAGGAGAACTGCATGGAGCTGAGCAGCTCCACGCAGCAGACGGGACAGGTTACGGGGAAGGCGCTGCTGGAG AACGTCCTCAGTGGGACTGACGAGCTGGTGTCCGGCGGGAGACTCGGCACCAGCAGGGAGGTGACGGGGCTTCTGAGGATGATGGAGAAGGCCATGATGCTGATCGGGCCCCAGCTTCAGGAGGACCGAACCAAAATGGAGACGGAGCACACGG AGGCCAAACTCGCAGTGTCACGCAGCGAGACTCCGCCCACCGGACACGTCCGTCTCAGTACAGAGAACGCCACTCTAACAACGAGCTGGAACACCGTCATAGGGAACAGGCCCTACCCag GCTTCGCTGTCGCGGCGCTGGTCACCTATAAGAACCTGGAGGTGCCCGACAACTCATCTTTCGAGGCTGCGACCAGGAAGCCAGAGGGAGACGAGCCAGAGGTCACCTACAAGATCAACTCCAGGGTGGTGACGGCGTGTGTGAGCAACCCCGACACCTCCAGCCTGCCCGAGCCGGTCACGCTCACCTTCCGGCACGTACAA GAGCGGGCGATGGAGCAGGTGAACTACTCTTGTGTGTTCTGGGATGACGGCACGTGGTCGAGGGATGGCTGTCAGGCGCTCGAATCCAACGTCACACACACCGTGTGCAGCTTCCAGCATCTCAGCAGCTTCGCAGTCCTCATGGCTCTCTACCCCATCAAG GACACGTTTGAGCTGCATCTGATCACGTGGGTGGGCCTGACGGTGTCTCTCGTCTGCCTGGCGGTGTGCATCATCACCTTTAAGTTCTGCCGCACCATCCATAGCACGCGCACCACCATCCATCTCCACCTGTCCCTGTGCCTCTTCTTCGCCGACCTCATCTTCCTCTGTGGGATCACCAGCACCCAGAaccag gtgggCTGTGCAGTCGTGGCCGGGCTGCTGCATTACTGTTTCCTGGCCGCCTTCTGCTGGATGCTGTTGGAGGGGGTGCAGCTGTACAGgatggtggtgctggtgttcCACTCCACCCTCAGGACGGCCTACATGCTGGCAGTTGGCTACGGAGCACcactcctcatcatcatcatctctgcCAGCGTCAACCCTTCTGGATACGGCACAAAAGCAca CTGCTGGCTCTCTCTGGAAGGGGGCTTCATCTGGAGCTTCTTCGGCCCCGTGTGCGTCATAGTCTTCCTCAACGCCTGCTTCTTCATCATCACGGTCTGGAAGCTGGCGGAGAAGCTGTCCAGCCTCAACCCCGAGCTCTCCAGCCTGAAGAAAGTCAA GGGCTTCACCGTGACGGCCGTGGCCCAGCTCTGCGTGCTGGGGGGCATGTGGGTGTTCGGCTGCTTCTTGTTCCAGGAGCGGGGCACGACGGCGATGGCGTACCTCTTCACCCTGCTCAAcagcctgcagggggcgctCATCTTCTTCATGCACTGCCTGCTGTCCAAAGCC GTGAGAGAGGAGTACGGCAAGTTCCTCAACAGCCTCCGCACCCCACAGAAGAAGAGATATTCAGAGTTCAGCACCAACCAATCCAGCAACTACCAGCAG CCCCTGAGGAGCGTCCAGAGTACCGGAGAGTCACAGTTATAA
- the adgre5b.1 gene encoding CD97 antigen isoform X3, whose amino-acid sequence MDQCKDVNECQGRRPCLRNQKCVNLLGSFRCDCAEGYGRRDAARGDGRDEDCFDVDECVTKSPDCGARGQCTNTPGSFNCSCPSGFSNRGNGSAPCEDVDECRDGGPGICGEGSHNCSNAPGSYVCLCRPGYSNYGNTRTMCTELRCDGYDAGGTLEQTVPGLDRLWAQMKENCMELSSSTQQTGQVTGKALLENVLSGTDELVSGGRLGTSREVTGLLRMMEKAMMLIGPQLQEDRTKMETEHTEAKLAVSRSETPPTGHVRLSTENATLTTSWNTVIGNRPYPGFAVAALVTYKNLEVPDNSSFEAATRKPEGDEPEVTYKINSRVVTACVSNPDTSSLPEPVTLTFRHVQERAMEQVNYSCVFWDDGTWSRDGCQALESNVTHTVCSFQHLSSFAVLMALYPIKDTFELHLITWVGLTVSLVCLAVCIITFKFCRTIHSTRTTIHLHLSLCLFFADLIFLCGITSTQNQVGCAVVAGLLHYCFLAAFCWMLLEGVQLYRMVVLVFHSTLRTAYMLAVGYGAPLLIIIISASVNPSGYGTKAHCWLSLEGGFIWSFFGPVCVIVFLNACFFIITVWKLAEKLSSLNPELSSLKKVKGFTVTAVAQLCVLGGMWVFGCFLFQERGTTAMAYLFTLLNSLQGALIFFMHCLLSKAVREEYGKFLNSLRTPQKKRYSEFSTNQSSNYQQPLRSVQSTGESQL is encoded by the exons ATGGACCAGTGCAAAG ATGTGAACGAGTGCCAAGGCCGACGCCCGTGCCTCCGTAACCAGAAGTGCGTCAACCTGCTCGGCTCCTTCAGATGCGACTGCGCCGAGGGGTACGGCAGGAGGGACGCGGCCAGGGGGGACGGAAGAGACGAAGACTGCTTTG ATGTGGATGAGTGTGTCACAAAGTCCCCCGACTGCGGCGCCCGTGGCCAGTGCACAAACACGCCCGGCAGTTTCAACTGCAGCTGTCCATCAGGGTTCAGTAACCGCGGCAACGGCAGCGCCCCATGTGAAG ACGTGGACGAGTGCCGGGACGGCGGGCCCGGCATCTGCGGGGAGGGGAGCCACAACTGCAGCAACGCGCCGGGCAGCTACGTTTGCCTCTGTCGGCCCGGATACAGTAACTACGGCAACACCCGGACCATGTGCACGG AACTCAGATGCGACGGATACGATGCGGGAGGCACGCTGGAGCAG ACCGTCCCGGGTCTGGACCGGCTGTGGGCGCAGATGAAGGAGAACTGCATGGAGCTGAGCAGCTCCACGCAGCAGACGGGACAGGTTACGGGGAAGGCGCTGCTGGAG AACGTCCTCAGTGGGACTGACGAGCTGGTGTCCGGCGGGAGACTCGGCACCAGCAGGGAGGTGACGGGGCTTCTGAGGATGATGGAGAAGGCCATGATGCTGATCGGGCCCCAGCTTCAGGAGGACCGAACCAAAATGGAGACGGAGCACACGG AGGCCAAACTCGCAGTGTCACGCAGCGAGACTCCGCCCACCGGACACGTCCGTCTCAGTACAGAGAACGCCACTCTAACAACGAGCTGGAACACCGTCATAGGGAACAGGCCCTACCCag GCTTCGCTGTCGCGGCGCTGGTCACCTATAAGAACCTGGAGGTGCCCGACAACTCATCTTTCGAGGCTGCGACCAGGAAGCCAGAGGGAGACGAGCCAGAGGTCACCTACAAGATCAACTCCAGGGTGGTGACGGCGTGTGTGAGCAACCCCGACACCTCCAGCCTGCCCGAGCCGGTCACGCTCACCTTCCGGCACGTACAA GAGCGGGCGATGGAGCAGGTGAACTACTCTTGTGTGTTCTGGGATGACGGCACGTGGTCGAGGGATGGCTGTCAGGCGCTCGAATCCAACGTCACACACACCGTGTGCAGCTTCCAGCATCTCAGCAGCTTCGCAGTCCTCATGGCTCTCTACCCCATCAAG GACACGTTTGAGCTGCATCTGATCACGTGGGTGGGCCTGACGGTGTCTCTCGTCTGCCTGGCGGTGTGCATCATCACCTTTAAGTTCTGCCGCACCATCCATAGCACGCGCACCACCATCCATCTCCACCTGTCCCTGTGCCTCTTCTTCGCCGACCTCATCTTCCTCTGTGGGATCACCAGCACCCAGAaccag gtgggCTGTGCAGTCGTGGCCGGGCTGCTGCATTACTGTTTCCTGGCCGCCTTCTGCTGGATGCTGTTGGAGGGGGTGCAGCTGTACAGgatggtggtgctggtgttcCACTCCACCCTCAGGACGGCCTACATGCTGGCAGTTGGCTACGGAGCACcactcctcatcatcatcatctctgcCAGCGTCAACCCTTCTGGATACGGCACAAAAGCAca CTGCTGGCTCTCTCTGGAAGGGGGCTTCATCTGGAGCTTCTTCGGCCCCGTGTGCGTCATAGTCTTCCTCAACGCCTGCTTCTTCATCATCACGGTCTGGAAGCTGGCGGAGAAGCTGTCCAGCCTCAACCCCGAGCTCTCCAGCCTGAAGAAAGTCAA GGGCTTCACCGTGACGGCCGTGGCCCAGCTCTGCGTGCTGGGGGGCATGTGGGTGTTCGGCTGCTTCTTGTTCCAGGAGCGGGGCACGACGGCGATGGCGTACCTCTTCACCCTGCTCAAcagcctgcagggggcgctCATCTTCTTCATGCACTGCCTGCTGTCCAAAGCC GTGAGAGAGGAGTACGGCAAGTTCCTCAACAGCCTCCGCACCCCACAGAAGAAGAGATATTCAGAGTTCAGCACCAACCAATCCAGCAACTACCAGCAG CCCCTGAGGAGCGTCCAGAGTACCGGAGAGTCACAGTTATAA
- the sid4 gene encoding secreted immunoglobulin domain 4: MMRAYRAGLLLLGLLHTARSQAPTLSIEPHVAAVQPGETASFRCRVVHGAQPVQLQWKRTNNLPLGDNVKVGPDGSVLTVTSVQNGDQGAYRCIATNPHGKATVTASLNIKQAPKVRVSPAAGMMKVTAGETMSLACHASGKPRPTITWYRVEGSRETPLVATATTDSRAQYQVASASPEHAGTYVCRAQSREGSAEARVQVEVGGGAGLPPRASVSVEEIAAVMGQEVSMHCQATGSPAPVTSWSKLRAPLPWLHKVEGGTLTLSNVGRQDSGQYICNATNSVGYSEAYVQVEVEAPPYTTILNEQVTAVAGETVRLQCLAHGSHPIEFGWSRVGGAPMPAHAKSTKDGYLLIGPLRQSDGGTYKCVASNRVGSSDARARVTVRG, from the exons ATGATGCGCGCCTACAGAGCCGGCCTGCTTCTCCTCGGCCTGCTGCACACGG CACGTTCGCAGGCCCCCACCCTGTCCATCGAGCCGCACGTGGCCGCGGTCCAGCCGGGCGAGACGGCCAGCTTTCGCTGCCGGGTGGTGCATGGAGCTCAGCCCGTCCAGCTGCAGTGGAAGAGGACCAACAACCTGCCGCTGGGGG ATAATGTCAAGGTGGGACCTGACGGCTCGGTGCTGACGGTCACGAGCGTTCAAAACGGCGACCAAGGGGCGTATCGTTGCATAGCAACCAACCCACATGGCAAAGCGACCGTCACGGCCTCCCTGAACATCAAAC AGGCCCCAAAGGTGCGAGTCAGTCCTGCTGCTGGTATGATGAAGGTCACCGCGGGCGAGACCATGTCTCTGGCGTGCCATGCGTCCGGAAAGCCACGTCCGACCATCACGTGGTACAGAGTAGAAGGGAGCCGCGAGACACCCCTCGTTGCCACGGCAACCACAGACTCCCGCGCTCAGTACCAG GTGGCATCAGCGAGCCCAGAGCACGCTGGGACATACGTCTGTCGTGCTCAGAGCCGAGAGGGCTCCGCCGAAGCGAGAGTtcaggtggaggtggggggcggggccggacTGCCGCCCAGGGCCTCTGTTTCCGTGGAAGAGATCGCGGCGGTGATGGGTCAGGAGGTTTCCATGCACTGCCAGGCCACCG GCTCCCCCGCTCCCGTCACCTCCTGGTCCAAGCTGCGTGCGCCGCTGCCGTGGCTGCATAAGGTGGAGGGCGGCACCCTGACCCTCAGCAACGTTGGCCGCCAGGACTCAG GCCAGTACATCTGCAACGCCACCAACTCCGTCGGCTACAGCGAGGCTTACgtgcaggtggaggtggagg CCCCGCCCTACACTACTATCCTAAACGAACAGGTGACCGCTGTTGCCGGGGAAACTGTCCGTCTGCAGTGCCTCGCCCACGGCAGTCATCCCATCGAGTTCGGCTGGTCCCGCGTGGGCGGGGCCCCCATGCCTGCACATGCGAAGAGCACCAAGGATGGCTACCTGCTGATTGGCCCGCTGAGACAGAGTGACGGCGGGACCTACAAGTGTGTTGCCAGCAATCGGGTCGGTTCGAGTGACGCTCGCGCCAGGGTCACTGTCCGAG GTTAG